A genomic segment from Propioniciclava sp. MC1595 encodes:
- a CDS encoding SHOCT domain-containing protein: MIRQRRRGPGLIGTAARTAVIAGTATKVSGNVAAKQSAQAEQAALAEQARIQQAVAQQVAATQPPAPPAPATPVPPASGDVLDGLERLAALHQQGALTDVEFSAAKAKLLGL; encoded by the coding sequence ATGATTCGTCAACGCCGCCGGGGTCCCGGCCTCATCGGGACTGCCGCCCGCACCGCCGTCATCGCCGGCACCGCCACCAAGGTCTCCGGGAATGTCGCCGCCAAGCAGTCGGCTCAGGCCGAACAGGCCGCCCTGGCCGAGCAGGCGAGGATCCAGCAGGCCGTCGCCCAGCAGGTCGCCGCCACGCAGCCGCCCGCGCCGCCCGCGCCGGCCACACCGGTCCCGCCGGCGTCCGGGGACGTCCTGGACGGCCTGGAGCGGCTGGCCGCCCTGCACCAGCAGGGCGCGCTGACCGACGTGGAGTTCTCTGCCGCGAAGGCGAAGCTGCTCGGACT